In Streptomyces durocortorensis, a genomic segment contains:
- a CDS encoding PaaX family transcriptional regulator, with protein sequence MAELRTPRSLIVTLYGAYGRPSDDAPFAVAELIRLLHAVGVDAPSVRSCVSRLKRRGLLVAARAADGSAGYALSPDARQLLDDGDRRIYRRPAPRLADGWVLAVFSVPEAERSKRHVLRSRLARLGFGTAAPGVWIAPAGLYEETRHTLERLELAPYVDLFRGHHLGFTPTRESVARWWDLDAVARLHHDFLELHEPVLRDWESTAPPDTAPRPQAAYRDYILALDSWRQLPYADPGLPPELLPDHWPGARSAEVFGRLHDRLRDAGEHFVRG encoded by the coding sequence GTGGCCGAGCTGCGCACCCCCCGTTCCCTGATCGTCACGCTGTACGGCGCCTACGGTCGTCCCTCCGACGACGCCCCGTTCGCGGTGGCCGAGCTGATCCGTCTGCTGCACGCCGTGGGCGTCGACGCCCCCTCCGTACGTTCCTGCGTCTCTCGGCTGAAGCGGCGCGGGCTGCTGGTCGCGGCCCGCGCGGCGGACGGCTCGGCGGGCTACGCCCTGTCACCGGACGCCCGCCAGCTGCTGGACGACGGCGACCGCCGTATCTACCGGCGCCCCGCGCCCCGGCTCGCCGACGGCTGGGTCCTCGCGGTGTTCTCGGTGCCCGAGGCGGAACGCAGCAAGCGGCATGTGCTGCGCTCGCGGCTGGCGCGGCTGGGCTTCGGCACGGCGGCGCCCGGCGTGTGGATCGCCCCCGCCGGCCTCTACGAGGAGACGCGCCACACACTGGAGCGCCTCGAACTGGCCCCGTACGTCGACCTGTTCCGCGGCCACCACCTCGGCTTCACGCCGACCCGCGAGTCGGTGGCCCGCTGGTGGGACCTGGATGCGGTGGCCCGCCTCCACCACGACTTCCTGGAACTGCACGAACCGGTCCTGCGGGACTGGGAGTCGACCGCACCCCCCGACACCGCGCCCCGCCCCCAGGCCGCCTACCGGGACTACATCCTGGCCCTGGACTCCTGGCGCCAACTCCCCTACGCCGACCCGGGCCTCCCCCCGGAACTCCTCCCGGACCACTGGCCGGGCGCGCGCTCGGCAGAGGTGTTCGGCCGCCTGCACGACCGCTTGCGGGACGCCGGGGAGCACTTCGTCCGGGGGTGA
- a CDS encoding AMP-binding protein: MEPNSSPNTPTAAEGASVRVAGAHTDTFTRDHLPPPEQWPKLLLDDPRLRYPERLNCGNELLDRTVAERGANRPALRSGDGSVWSYGELRETVDRIAHVLTEDLGIAPGNRVLLRGPTTPWLAACWLAVMKAGAVAVTVLAQARATELATVCSLARTGHALCDARAEKELIEAGVDGLRITLFGGDAPDDLTRLAAAHSGSGPYRAVDTAADEVALIAFTSGTTGRPKGCMHLHRDVLAIADTFSREVLCPRPDDVFAGSPPLGFTFGLGGLLVFPLRAGASTLLLEQAGPRQLLPALARHRVSVLFTAPTAYRTMLGQLDGHDLSALRRCVSAGENLPAATWQAWYEATGLRIINGIGATELLHIFISAADDAIRPGTVGVPVPGWQARVVDEHGEELPDGEAGLLAVRGPVGCRYLADPRQAEYVRHGWNLTGDTFVREPDGYFRYVARADDMIISSGYNIAGPEVEDALLRHPAVAEAAVVGRADELRGEIVVAHVVLAEGSEQTADSLRAHMKANLAPHKCPRAFVFHTALPRTATGKLQRFLLREDTA; the protein is encoded by the coding sequence ATGGAGCCGAATTCCTCGCCGAACACGCCCACAGCCGCCGAAGGCGCGTCCGTACGCGTCGCCGGTGCGCATACCGACACGTTCACACGCGACCATCTGCCGCCGCCCGAGCAGTGGCCGAAGCTGCTCCTGGACGACCCCCGGCTGCGTTACCCCGAACGGCTGAACTGCGGGAACGAGCTGCTGGACCGCACTGTGGCGGAACGGGGAGCGAACCGCCCCGCGCTGCGTTCAGGTGACGGGAGCGTCTGGAGCTACGGCGAGCTGCGGGAGACGGTGGACCGCATCGCGCATGTGCTGACCGAGGACCTGGGGATCGCGCCGGGCAACCGGGTGCTGCTGCGCGGGCCCACCACACCCTGGCTGGCCGCCTGCTGGCTCGCCGTCATGAAGGCGGGCGCCGTCGCCGTCACCGTACTGGCGCAGGCCCGCGCAACGGAGCTGGCAACCGTCTGCTCCCTGGCCCGTACCGGTCACGCGCTGTGCGACGCCCGGGCGGAGAAGGAGCTGATCGAGGCGGGCGTCGACGGGCTGCGGATCACCCTGTTCGGCGGGGACGCGCCCGACGACCTGACCCGGCTGGCGGCCGCGCACTCCGGCTCCGGCCCGTACCGGGCGGTGGACACGGCGGCCGACGAGGTGGCACTGATCGCGTTCACCTCGGGGACGACCGGCCGCCCCAAGGGCTGTATGCATCTGCACCGGGACGTGCTGGCCATCGCCGACACCTTCTCCCGCGAGGTGCTGTGCCCGCGGCCCGACGACGTGTTCGCGGGCAGCCCGCCGCTGGGCTTCACCTTCGGCCTGGGCGGGCTGCTGGTCTTCCCGCTGCGGGCCGGGGCGTCCACACTGCTCCTGGAGCAGGCGGGGCCGCGGCAACTGCTGCCCGCGCTGGCGCGGCACCGGGTGTCGGTCCTGTTCACCGCGCCGACCGCCTACCGCACGATGCTCGGCCAGCTGGACGGCCACGACCTCTCGGCGCTGCGGCGCTGCGTCTCGGCCGGGGAGAACCTGCCCGCGGCGACCTGGCAGGCCTGGTACGAGGCGACCGGGCTGCGCATCATCAACGGCATCGGGGCCACCGAGCTGCTGCACATCTTCATCTCGGCCGCCGACGACGCCATCCGCCCCGGCACCGTCGGCGTCCCCGTGCCGGGCTGGCAGGCCCGGGTGGTGGACGAGCACGGCGAGGAGCTGCCCGACGGCGAGGCGGGGCTGCTAGCCGTGCGCGGCCCGGTCGGCTGCCGCTACCTCGCCGACCCGCGCCAGGCGGAGTACGTCCGGCACGGCTGGAACCTGACCGGTGACACGTTCGTCCGCGAACCGGACGGCTACTTCCGTTACGTGGCCCGCGCCGACGACATGATCATCTCCTCCGGGTACAACATCGCGGGCCCCGAGGTGGAGGACGCCCTGCTGCGCCATCCGGCGGTCGCTGAGGCCGCCGTGGTGGGCCGGGCGGACGAACTGCGCGGCGAGATCGTGGTGGCGCACGTGGTGCTGGCGGAGGGCTCGGAACAGACGGCGGACTCGCTGCGCGCCCATATGAAGGCCAACCTGGCCCCGCACAAATGCCCGCGCGCCTTCGTCTTCCACACCGCCCTCCCGCGCACCGCGACCGGCAAGCTCCAGCGGTTCCTGCTCCGGGAAGACACGGCATAG
- a CDS encoding enoyl-CoA hydratase family protein: MSPFPSSAPNAEEWRHLRLTRDDGVATVTFARPEKLNALTFGAYADLRDLLAELSRERSVRALVLAGEGRGFCSGGDVDEIIGATLTMDAAQLLDFNRMTGQVVRALRECPFPVIAAVHGVAAGAGAVLALAADFRVADPSARFAFLFTRVGLSGGDMGAAYLLPRVVGLGHATRLLMLGDTVRAPEAERIGLISELAEEGKADERAAELARRLADGPALALAQTKALLTAELDMPLAASVELDANTQALLMHGEDYAEFHAAFTEKRPPKWQGK; this comes from the coding sequence ATGAGCCCGTTTCCCAGCTCGGCCCCGAACGCCGAGGAGTGGCGTCACCTCCGGCTGACCCGGGACGACGGTGTGGCCACCGTCACATTCGCCCGCCCCGAGAAACTCAACGCGCTCACCTTCGGCGCGTACGCGGACCTGCGCGACCTCCTCGCCGAACTCTCCCGGGAACGCTCGGTGCGCGCCCTCGTCCTCGCGGGCGAGGGGCGTGGCTTCTGCTCCGGCGGGGACGTCGACGAGATCATCGGCGCCACCCTGACGATGGACGCGGCGCAGCTCCTGGACTTCAACCGGATGACCGGGCAGGTCGTCCGGGCCCTGCGGGAGTGCCCCTTCCCGGTCATCGCCGCCGTCCACGGGGTCGCGGCGGGCGCCGGAGCCGTGCTGGCGCTCGCCGCCGACTTCCGGGTGGCCGACCCGTCGGCCCGGTTCGCCTTCCTGTTCACCCGGGTCGGCCTCTCCGGCGGCGACATGGGCGCGGCCTATCTGCTGCCCCGGGTCGTCGGCCTCGGCCACGCGACCCGGCTGCTGATGCTCGGCGACACCGTCCGCGCCCCGGAGGCGGAGCGGATCGGGCTGATCAGCGAACTGGCGGAGGAGGGGAAGGCCGACGAGCGCGCCGCCGAGCTGGCCCGCCGCCTCGCCGACGGCCCCGCCCTCGCCCTCGCCCAGACCAAGGCGCTGCTCACCGCGGAACTGGACATGCCGCTGGCCGCCTCCGTCGAGCTGGACGCCAACACCCAGGCGCTGCTGATGCACGGCGAGGACTACGCGGAATTCCACGCGGCCTTCACCGAGAAGCGGCCCCCGAAGTGGCAGGGGAAGTAG
- a CDS encoding ATP-binding protein: MPPDVPVPASWRIALPHSTAAVPIARALVRTALSDIDAPADCDTAELLTAELVANAVEHTRGGEPIELVVELLPTGCQVEVHDRDPAPPGDLSRPGPGYEVDPWQEHGRGLLLIRTLSSACGHRTTEHGKAVWFTLPAIPAQPGPSPGS; this comes from the coding sequence GTGCCGCCCGATGTCCCCGTCCCCGCCTCCTGGCGTATCGCCCTGCCGCACTCCACGGCAGCCGTGCCGATCGCCCGTGCTCTCGTCCGCACGGCGCTGTCCGACATCGACGCCCCGGCCGACTGCGACACCGCCGAACTGCTGACCGCCGAGCTGGTGGCCAACGCGGTCGAGCACACGCGGGGCGGCGAACCGATCGAGCTGGTCGTGGAGCTGCTGCCCACCGGCTGCCAGGTCGAGGTGCACGACCGCGACCCCGCTCCGCCGGGTGATCTCTCCCGCCCTGGACCCGGGTACGAGGTCGATCCCTGGCAGGAGCACGGCCGCGGCCTGCTGCTGATCCGGACCCTCAGCTCCGCCTGCGGTCACCGCACCACGGAGCACGGCAAGGCCGTGTGGTTCACGCTTCCGGCGATACCGGCGCAGCCGGGTCCTTCGCCGGGGAGCTGA
- a CDS encoding (4Fe-4S)-binding protein, translating to MPSRPGESAVPSRSTPPPRPAARSYDGEGIVVGFDARRCLHAAECVRGLPAVFEVGRRPWILPDNAPADEVADVIQRCPSGALQYHRTDGMPDEVPDVPTHVSLHADGVLHLRGDLEVATPYGPHHETRVMLYGCGATGNTPYCDHSGPCAGHG from the coding sequence ATGCCGAGCCGCCCAGGAGAGTCAGCGGTGCCCAGTCGGTCGACCCCGCCCCCGCGCCCCGCCGCCCGGTCCTACGACGGCGAGGGCATCGTCGTCGGCTTCGACGCGCGCCGCTGCCTGCACGCCGCAGAGTGCGTGCGCGGGCTGCCCGCCGTCTTCGAGGTCGGCCGCCGGCCCTGGATCCTCCCCGACAACGCCCCCGCCGACGAGGTCGCCGACGTCATCCAGCGCTGCCCGAGCGGGGCCCTCCAGTACCACCGCACCGACGGCATGCCCGACGAGGTCCCCGACGTCCCCACCCACGTATCGCTCCACGCCGACGGAGTGCTGCACCTGCGCGGAGACCTCGAAGTCGCCACCCCGTACGGTCCGCACCACGAGACCCGGGTGATGCTCTACGGCTGCGGCGCCACCGGGAACACCCCGTACTGCGACCACAGCGGGCCCTGCGCCGGACACGGCTGA
- a CDS encoding acyl-CoA dehydrogenase family protein, which yields MTAFSLEPEQTAWCEELRTLAEQELRPLAEKGEPGRVNRPLLAALGELGLLGRMFGSGALDLCLLRESLARGCTEAETALALQGLGTTPIVQAGTAAHREAWLPEVRAGRAVAAFALSEPGAGSDAAALSLAAEPAPGGWRLTGEKCWISNAPEADFAVVFARTTPGAGSRGITAFLVPSDRPGLTGSALDMLSPHPIGTLEFDGVPVTADDVLGEPDRGFRVAMNTLNLFRPSVGAFAVGMARAALDATLEHTAHRTAFGGPLSDLQAVSHQVAEMATRTEAARLLVYAAAAAYDAGESGVPRRAAMAKLYATETAQYVVDTAVQLHGARALRRGHLLEHLYREVRAPRIYEGASEVQRAIIAKELYATAAQQAVSPNQEPSV from the coding sequence ATGACGGCATTCTCCCTCGAACCCGAACAAACCGCATGGTGCGAAGAGCTGCGCACCCTCGCCGAACAGGAGTTGCGCCCGCTGGCGGAGAAGGGCGAGCCCGGGCGCGTCAACCGGCCGCTGCTGGCCGCGCTCGGCGAGCTGGGGCTGCTCGGCCGGATGTTCGGATCCGGGGCGCTCGACCTGTGCCTGCTGCGCGAGTCCCTGGCCCGGGGCTGCACCGAGGCCGAGACCGCCCTCGCCCTCCAGGGGCTCGGCACCACCCCGATCGTCCAGGCGGGCACTGCCGCCCACCGCGAGGCCTGGCTCCCCGAGGTCCGGGCCGGACGCGCCGTCGCCGCGTTCGCGCTGAGCGAGCCGGGCGCCGGGTCCGACGCGGCGGCGCTGAGCCTGGCCGCCGAGCCCGCCCCCGGCGGCTGGCGGCTCACCGGCGAGAAGTGCTGGATCTCCAACGCCCCGGAGGCCGACTTCGCCGTGGTCTTCGCCCGGACTACCCCCGGCGCGGGCTCCCGGGGCATCACGGCGTTCCTGGTCCCCTCCGACCGCCCAGGACTCACCGGCTCCGCCCTCGACATGCTCTCCCCGCACCCCATCGGCACCCTGGAGTTCGACGGCGTACCGGTCACCGCCGACGACGTCCTCGGCGAACCCGACCGGGGCTTCCGGGTCGCCATGAACACCCTCAACCTCTTCCGCCCCAGCGTCGGCGCCTTCGCCGTGGGCATGGCCCGCGCCGCCCTCGACGCGACCCTGGAGCACACCGCCCACCGCACCGCGTTCGGCGGCCCCCTGAGCGACCTCCAGGCCGTCTCGCACCAGGTCGCCGAGATGGCCACCCGCACCGAGGCCGCCCGCCTCCTTGTGTACGCGGCGGCGGCCGCCTACGACGCGGGGGAGAGCGGGGTCCCACGCCGCGCCGCCATGGCCAAGCTGTACGCCACGGAGACCGCGCAGTACGTCGTCGACACCGCCGTCCAGCTGCACGGCGCCCGCGCCCTGCGCCGGGGTCATCTGCTCGAACACCTCTACCGCGAGGTCCGGGCGCCCCGGATCTACGAGGGCGCCAGCGAGGTGCAGCGCGCCATCATCGCCAAGGAGCTGTACGCGACCGCGGCACAGCAAGCCGTCTCCCCGAACCAGGAGCCGTCCGTATGA
- a CDS encoding amino acid permease, translated as MSPGLRRKSPEQLIAESGGDLEGHGLKRTMGLFQLVCFGVGAIVGTGIFVGLSDSVAEAGPAVVISFVLAAITCIFTALSFAELGSAIPVSGSSYSFAYAALGERTAFLVGWCLLLEYGVSVSAVAVGWSQYVNELLNSIIGWELPAALSSGPGDGGAINLPAIIVIAMAATLLVRGIRESATATAAMAVLKIGILLAFCAVAFSAFKDGNLVPFAGHGLGGITAGASLAFFSYIGFDAITTAGEEVKNPRRNIPIAILICIGVVTLLYCAVALSAIGAIGSDAVADKPAALSIVVNQVTGSAIGGGIIAFGAVVAIASVVLAVMYGQTRILMSMSRDGLIPRVFEKVSPKTHTPVANTWIVACVFAVPAAFSSLDVVVNLTTIGTLATMVAVNVAVVVLRRRHPELKRTFRVPLYPVSPLLGVVFCLYLMYGTGWTTWVQFAVFLAAGSLLYTVYGRKRSRLVSSPAKDPAAPVSPEA; from the coding sequence ATGAGCCCCGGTCTGCGCCGCAAGAGTCCCGAACAGCTCATCGCCGAGTCCGGCGGCGATCTGGAGGGCCACGGCCTCAAGCGGACGATGGGCCTCTTCCAGCTCGTCTGCTTCGGGGTCGGCGCCATCGTCGGCACCGGGATCTTCGTCGGGCTGTCCGACAGCGTCGCCGAGGCCGGGCCCGCCGTCGTGATCTCGTTCGTCCTCGCCGCGATCACCTGCATCTTCACCGCCCTCTCCTTCGCGGAGCTGGGCAGCGCGATCCCGGTCTCCGGAAGCTCGTACTCCTTCGCCTACGCGGCGCTCGGCGAGCGCACCGCCTTCCTTGTCGGCTGGTGCCTCCTGCTGGAGTACGGCGTCTCGGTCTCGGCCGTGGCGGTGGGCTGGAGCCAGTACGTCAACGAGCTGCTGAACAGCATCATCGGCTGGGAACTGCCCGCGGCCCTGTCCTCCGGGCCCGGCGACGGCGGCGCGATCAACCTCCCGGCGATCATCGTCATCGCCATGGCCGCCACCCTGCTGGTGCGCGGCATCCGGGAGAGCGCGACCGCGACCGCCGCCATGGCAGTCCTCAAGATCGGCATCCTGCTGGCGTTCTGCGCCGTGGCCTTCAGCGCGTTCAAGGACGGCAACCTCGTGCCGTTCGCGGGCCACGGGCTCGGCGGGATCACCGCGGGCGCCTCGCTGGCGTTCTTCTCGTACATCGGCTTCGACGCCATCACCACCGCGGGCGAAGAGGTGAAGAACCCGCGGCGGAACATCCCGATAGCCATCCTGATCTGCATCGGCGTCGTCACCCTGCTCTACTGCGCGGTGGCGCTCTCCGCCATCGGCGCGATCGGCTCGGACGCCGTCGCCGACAAGCCCGCGGCGCTCTCGATCGTGGTCAACCAGGTCACCGGCTCCGCGATCGGCGGCGGCATCATCGCCTTCGGCGCGGTCGTCGCCATCGCCTCGGTGGTGCTTGCCGTGATGTACGGGCAGACCCGCATCCTGATGTCGATGTCCCGCGACGGGCTGATCCCGCGCGTCTTCGAGAAGGTCTCGCCCAAGACTCACACCCCGGTCGCCAACACCTGGATCGTGGCCTGCGTCTTCGCGGTCCCCGCCGCCTTCTCCTCGCTCGACGTCGTCGTGAACCTGACGACGATCGGCACGCTCGCCACGATGGTCGCCGTCAATGTCGCGGTCGTGGTGCTGCGGCGCCGCCACCCCGAGCTGAAGCGGACCTTCCGGGTGCCGCTCTACCCGGTGAGCCCGCTGCTGGGCGTCGTGTTCTGCCTGTATCTGATGTACGGGACCGGCTGGACGACCTGGGTCCAGTTCGCGGTCTTCCTGGCCGCCGGATCGCTGCTGTACACCGTGTACGGCCGCAAGCGCTCCCGGCTGGTCAGCTCCCCGGCGAAGGACCCGGCTGCGCCGGTATCGCCGGAAGCGTGA
- a CDS encoding RidA family protein, with translation MSPSHRINPAELSPPTGFSHAVVATGGQLVFLAGQTALDPDGKVVGATLPDQFATALGNLLTALHAAGGAPADLARVTVYATDIADYRSHAPELGRIWRRLAGRDYPAMAVIGVARLWDEQAMVEIDGVAVLP, from the coding sequence ATGAGTCCGTCCCACCGGATCAACCCGGCCGAACTCTCCCCGCCCACCGGCTTCTCGCACGCCGTCGTCGCCACCGGCGGCCAACTGGTCTTCCTCGCGGGGCAGACCGCGCTCGACCCGGACGGCAAGGTCGTCGGAGCCACCTTGCCGGACCAGTTCGCCACCGCCCTGGGCAATCTGCTCACCGCCCTCCACGCGGCCGGCGGCGCCCCCGCCGATCTGGCCCGGGTCACCGTCTACGCCACCGACATCGCCGACTACCGGTCCCACGCCCCCGAGCTGGGCCGGATCTGGCGCCGGCTCGCGGGGCGCGACTACCCGGCGATGGCCGTCATCGGCGTGGCCCGGCTCTGGGACGAGCAGGCGATGGTCGAGATCGACGGGGTCGCGGTCCTGCCGTGA
- a CDS encoding bifunctional salicylyl-CoA 5-hydroxylase/oxidoreductase — MRRIAVIGGGPGGLYAAALLKRLGPAREITVYERNAPDDTFGFGVVLSDETLGGIEHADPEAYRALSREFVRWDTIDIVHRGRTHTSGGHGFAALGRRRLLEILHERCAALGVELRFRTEAPPAAELAVHHDLVIAADGVHSTTREAHPEAYGPSLTEHGNRYIWLAADFALDAFRFEIAETPYGVMQLHGYPYAADASTVIVEMREDVWRAAGLDTCDPDESTTRCAKFFTDALDGRPLRGNRSSWLTFRTVANSRWSQGNTVLIGDAAHTAHFSIGSGTKLAVEDALALVACIEEQPDLPSALTAYETERRPVVASTQRAAAASLRWFEELATYVDQPPRRFAFNLLTRSRRVTHDNLRLRDASFTAVVEEEFGCPPGTPPMFTPLRLRGLELRNRVVVSPMDMYSATDGLPGDFHLVHLGARTLGGAGLTMTEMVCVSPEGRITPGCAGLWTDEQATAWRRIADFVHTSAPGAAIGVQLGHSGRKGSTKLMWEGIDQPLEHGNWPLSAASPLPYRPGVNQVPRELDSAGLASVREQFTQAARRAATAGFDLLELHCAHGYLLSGFLSPLTNHRADAYGGPLENRLRYPLEVFDAIREVWPEDRPMTVRISATDWAEGGTEAEDAVEIARAFAAHGADAIDVSTGQVVPDERPEFGRSYQTPYADRIRNTVGIPVIAVGAISSWDDVNSLLLAGRADLCALARPHLYDPHWTLHAAAEQGYTGPGAPWPLPYGAGSRTPPTGRTDAPKPRLTLG, encoded by the coding sequence CTGCGGCGGATCGCGGTCATCGGCGGCGGCCCCGGCGGACTCTACGCCGCGGCCCTCCTCAAGCGGCTCGGCCCGGCCCGTGAGATCACCGTGTACGAGCGCAACGCCCCCGACGACACCTTCGGCTTCGGCGTCGTGCTCTCCGACGAGACGCTCGGCGGCATCGAGCACGCCGACCCCGAAGCCTACCGGGCGCTGAGCCGCGAGTTCGTCCGCTGGGACACCATCGACATCGTCCACCGCGGCCGCACCCACACCTCCGGCGGCCACGGCTTCGCCGCCCTCGGCCGCCGCCGGCTCCTGGAGATCCTGCACGAGCGCTGCGCCGCCCTGGGCGTCGAACTCCGCTTCCGTACCGAGGCCCCGCCCGCCGCCGAACTGGCCGTCCACCACGACCTGGTGATCGCCGCCGACGGGGTGCACAGCACCACCCGCGAGGCGCACCCCGAAGCCTACGGCCCGTCCCTCACCGAGCACGGCAACCGCTACATCTGGCTCGCCGCCGACTTCGCGCTCGACGCCTTCCGCTTCGAGATCGCCGAAACCCCTTACGGGGTCATGCAGTTGCACGGATACCCGTACGCCGCAGACGCCTCCACCGTCATCGTCGAGATGCGCGAGGACGTGTGGCGCGCCGCCGGACTCGACACCTGCGACCCGGACGAATCCACCACCCGCTGCGCCAAGTTCTTCACCGATGCACTGGACGGCAGGCCCCTGCGCGGCAACAGGTCCAGCTGGCTCACCTTCCGTACGGTCGCCAACTCGCGCTGGTCGCAAGGGAACACGGTGCTCATCGGGGACGCCGCCCACACCGCGCACTTCTCCATCGGCTCCGGAACCAAACTCGCCGTCGAGGACGCCCTCGCGCTGGTCGCCTGCATCGAGGAACAGCCTGACCTGCCCTCCGCGCTGACGGCGTACGAGACCGAGCGCCGCCCGGTCGTCGCCTCCACCCAGCGGGCCGCCGCGGCCAGCCTGCGCTGGTTCGAGGAGCTGGCCACCTACGTCGACCAGCCGCCCCGCCGCTTCGCGTTCAACCTCCTCACCCGCAGCCGCCGGGTCACCCACGACAACCTGCGCCTGCGCGACGCCTCCTTCACCGCCGTCGTCGAGGAGGAGTTCGGCTGCCCGCCCGGCACCCCGCCGATGTTCACCCCGCTCAGGCTGCGCGGCCTCGAACTGCGCAACCGCGTCGTCGTCTCGCCGATGGACATGTACTCGGCCACCGACGGGCTCCCCGGTGATTTCCACCTCGTCCACCTCGGCGCCCGAACGCTCGGCGGGGCCGGACTCACCATGACCGAGATGGTCTGCGTCAGCCCCGAGGGGCGGATCACCCCCGGCTGTGCGGGCCTGTGGACCGACGAACAGGCCACCGCCTGGCGGCGGATCGCCGACTTCGTCCACACCTCCGCCCCCGGCGCGGCCATCGGCGTCCAGCTCGGCCACTCCGGCCGCAAGGGCTCCACGAAGCTGATGTGGGAGGGCATCGACCAGCCGCTGGAGCACGGCAACTGGCCCCTGTCGGCGGCCTCCCCGCTCCCGTACCGACCGGGCGTCAACCAGGTTCCGCGGGAGCTGGACAGCGCCGGACTGGCCTCCGTACGCGAGCAGTTCACGCAGGCGGCCCGCCGCGCGGCCACCGCCGGTTTCGACCTCCTCGAACTCCACTGCGCGCACGGCTACCTGCTCTCCGGCTTCCTCTCCCCGCTCACCAACCACCGCGCCGACGCCTACGGCGGCCCGTTGGAGAACCGCCTCCGCTACCCCCTGGAAGTCTTCGACGCGATCCGCGAAGTCTGGCCGGAGGACCGGCCGATGACCGTCCGGATCTCCGCCACCGACTGGGCCGAGGGCGGCACGGAAGCGGAGGACGCCGTGGAGATCGCCCGCGCCTTCGCCGCCCACGGGGCCGACGCCATCGACGTCTCCACCGGCCAGGTCGTCCCCGACGAGCGCCCCGAATTCGGCCGCTCGTACCAGACCCCGTACGCCGACCGCATCCGCAACACCGTCGGCATCCCGGTCATCGCGGTCGGCGCCATCTCCTCCTGGGACGACGTCAACTCCCTGCTCCTGGCGGGCCGCGCCGACCTCTGCGCCCTGGCCCGCCCCCACCTCTACGACCCGCACTGGACTCTCCACGCGGCGGCCGAACAGGGCTACACCGGACCGGGCGCGCCCTGGCCCCTCCCGTACGGCGCGGGCAGCCGCACCCCGCCCACCGGCCGCACGGACGCCCCGAAACCCCGGCTCACCCTGGGATGA